In Heteronotia binoei isolate CCM8104 ecotype False Entrance Well chromosome 16, APGP_CSIRO_Hbin_v1, whole genome shotgun sequence, a single genomic region encodes these proteins:
- the FIGN gene encoding fidgetin isoform X2, translating into MISSTSVYGLKMQWTPEHAQWPEQHFDITSTTRSPAHKVEAYRGHLQRTYQYAWANDDISALTASNLLKKYAEKYSGILEGPADRPLLSNYSEPPSGLVNGRKSESEPWQPSLNSESVYPMNCVPDVISASKAGVSTALPPTDVSASIGSSPGVASNLTEPSYSSSTCGSHTVPSLHSGLPSQEYATGYNGSYLHTSYSGQPAPALPSPHPSPLHSSGLLQPPPPPPPPPALVPGYNGTTNLSSYSYPSASYPPQAAVGPGYSPGGAPPPSAYLPSGIPAPTPLPPTTVPGYSYQSHGLTPIAPSALTNSSASSLKRKAFYMAGQGEMDSSYGNYSYGQQRSTQSPMYRMPDNSISNANRGNGFDRSAETSSLAFKPTKQIMSSEQQRKFSQPSRALTPPSYNTAKNSLGSRASEPFGKYGSPVMNEHGDEHRQLLPHSMQGPGLRAATSSNHSVDEQLKNTDAHLIDIVTNEIINQGPPVDWNDIAGLDLVKAVIKEEVLWPVLRSDAFNGLTALPRSILLFGPRGTGKTLMGRCIASQLGATFFKIAGSGLVTKWLGEGEKIVHASFLVARCRQPSVIFVSDIDVLLSSQVNEEHSPVCRMRTEFLMQLDTVLTSAEDQIVVICATSKPEEIDESLRRYFMKRLLIPLPDSTARHQIIVQLLSQHNYCLSDKEVALLVQRTEGFSGLDVVQLCQEAVVGPLHAMPTTDLSAIMPNQLRPVTYQDFENAFCKIQPSISQKELDTYVEWNKMFGCSQ; encoded by the coding sequence GCTTGAAGATGCAGTGGACGCCAGAGCATGCCCAGTGGCCAGAACAGCACTTTGACATCACTTCTACCACCCGGTCTCCTGCCCACAAGGTGGAAGCTTACCGTGGACATCTTCAGCGCACTTATCAGTATGCTTGGGCTAATGATGACATCTCTGCTCTGACTGCTTCAAATCTGCTCaaaaaatatgcagaaaaatattctGGTATTTTGGAAGGACCAGCAGACCGACCCCTCCTGAGTAACTATTCAGAGCCTCCGTCAGGGCTGGTGAATGGTCGAAAAAGCGAGAGCGAGCCCTGGCAGCCTTCTTTGAACTCTGAGAGTGTTTATCCTATGAACTGTGTCCCAGACGTTATTAGTGCCAGCAAAGCTGGTGTAAGTACTGCCCTCCCTCCAACAGATGTCTCGGCTAGCATAGGGAGTTCACCTGGGGTGGCCAGTAACCTGACAGAACCGAGTTATTCCAGTAGTACATGTGGAAGTCATACGGTCCCTAGCCTGCATTCAGGGCTCCCATCTCAGGAATATGCCACAGGATACAATGGATCTTACTTGCATACGAgttacagtggccagccagcacCTGCACTTCCTTCCCCTCATCCATCCCCTTTGCATAGCTCTGGGCTGTTACAACCACCTCCACCCCCGCCACCCCCACCAGCACTAGTACCGGGCTACAATGGGACAACCAACCTTTCCAGTTACAGTTATCCATCTGCAAGCTATCCCCCTCAAGCTGCTGTTGGACCTGGATATAGCCCTGGTGGTGCGCCTCCTCCTTCAGCATACCTGCCTTCAGGAATCCCTGCTCCAACTCCTCTGCCCCCCACCACTGTCCCTGGTTACAGCTACCAGAGTCATGGTTTAACGCCCATTGCGCCCTCTGCCCTGACAAACAGTTCTGCAAGTTCCCTCAAAAGAAAAGCTTTCTATATGGCAGGGCAAGGAGAAATGGACTCCAGTTATGGAAATTACAGCTATGGCCAACAGAGATCCACACAGAGTCCCATGTATAGGATGCCTGACAACAGCATTTCAAATGCCAATAGGGGGAATGGCTTTGACAGAAGTGCTGAAACATCCTCCTTAGCATTTAAGCCAACGAAGCAGATCATGTCTTCTGAACAGCAAAGAAAATTCAGCCAGCCCAGTAGGGCTCTAACACCCCCTTCCTACAATACTGCTAAAAATTCTCTTGGGTCGAGAGCAAGTGAACCATTTGGGAAGTATGGCTCTCCAGTAATGAACGAACATGGCGATGAACACAGGCAGCTCCTCCCTCACTCAATGCAAGGCCCAGGACTTCGTGCAGCTACCTCATCCAACCACTCTGTGGACGAGCAACTGAAGAATACTGACGCACACCTCATTGACATTGTAACCAACGAGATTATCAACCAAGGACCTCCTGTGGACTGGAATGACATTGCTGGCCTAGATCTGGTAAAGGCTGTCATTAAAGAGGAGGTTTTATGGCCAGTATTGAGGTCAGATGCATTCAATGGGCTGACTGCTCTACCTCGGAGCATCCTTTTGTTTGGACCTCGGGGAACGGGCAAAACATTAATGGGCAGATGTATAGCTAGTCAGCTGGGGGCCACGTTTTTCAAAATTGCTGGCTCTGGCCTTGTCACAAAGTGGTtaggggaaggggaaaagattGTCCATGCCTCTTTCCTTGTGGCAAGGTGTCGCCAGCCCTCGGTGATTTTTGTTAGTGACATTGATGTGCTGCTTTCATCCCAAGTGAATGAAGAACACAGTCCAGTATGTCGGATGAGAACCGAGTTCCTTATGCAGCTGGACACTGTTCTAACTTCTGCCGAGGACCAAATAGTAGTAATTTGTGCCACCAGTAAACCGGAAGAAATAGATGAATCTCTTCGAAGGTACTTCATGAAACGACTTTTAATCCCACTTCCTGACAGCACAGCGAGGCACCAGATAATAGTACAACTGCTCTCACAGCACAATTACTGTCTCAGTGACAAGGAGGTTGCACTGCTTGTCCAACGTACGGAAGGCTTTTCGGGACTGGATGTTGTTCAGTTGTGTCAGGAAGCGGTCGTAGGCCCACTCCACGCCATGCCAACCACAGACCTTTCAGCCATTATGCCCAACCAATTGAGGCCCGTTACATATCAAGACTTTGAAAACGCTTTCTGCAAGATACAGCCTAGCATATCTCAAAAAGAGCTTGACACATATGTTGAATGGAACAAAATGTTTGGTTGCAGTCAGtga
- the FIGN gene encoding fidgetin isoform X1 has protein sequence MISSTSVYVCESFVDIGAVLCCCENGLKMQWTPEHAQWPEQHFDITSTTRSPAHKVEAYRGHLQRTYQYAWANDDISALTASNLLKKYAEKYSGILEGPADRPLLSNYSEPPSGLVNGRKSESEPWQPSLNSESVYPMNCVPDVISASKAGVSTALPPTDVSASIGSSPGVASNLTEPSYSSSTCGSHTVPSLHSGLPSQEYATGYNGSYLHTSYSGQPAPALPSPHPSPLHSSGLLQPPPPPPPPPALVPGYNGTTNLSSYSYPSASYPPQAAVGPGYSPGGAPPPSAYLPSGIPAPTPLPPTTVPGYSYQSHGLTPIAPSALTNSSASSLKRKAFYMAGQGEMDSSYGNYSYGQQRSTQSPMYRMPDNSISNANRGNGFDRSAETSSLAFKPTKQIMSSEQQRKFSQPSRALTPPSYNTAKNSLGSRASEPFGKYGSPVMNEHGDEHRQLLPHSMQGPGLRAATSSNHSVDEQLKNTDAHLIDIVTNEIINQGPPVDWNDIAGLDLVKAVIKEEVLWPVLRSDAFNGLTALPRSILLFGPRGTGKTLMGRCIASQLGATFFKIAGSGLVTKWLGEGEKIVHASFLVARCRQPSVIFVSDIDVLLSSQVNEEHSPVCRMRTEFLMQLDTVLTSAEDQIVVICATSKPEEIDESLRRYFMKRLLIPLPDSTARHQIIVQLLSQHNYCLSDKEVALLVQRTEGFSGLDVVQLCQEAVVGPLHAMPTTDLSAIMPNQLRPVTYQDFENAFCKIQPSISQKELDTYVEWNKMFGCSQ, from the coding sequence GCTTGAAGATGCAGTGGACGCCAGAGCATGCCCAGTGGCCAGAACAGCACTTTGACATCACTTCTACCACCCGGTCTCCTGCCCACAAGGTGGAAGCTTACCGTGGACATCTTCAGCGCACTTATCAGTATGCTTGGGCTAATGATGACATCTCTGCTCTGACTGCTTCAAATCTGCTCaaaaaatatgcagaaaaatattctGGTATTTTGGAAGGACCAGCAGACCGACCCCTCCTGAGTAACTATTCAGAGCCTCCGTCAGGGCTGGTGAATGGTCGAAAAAGCGAGAGCGAGCCCTGGCAGCCTTCTTTGAACTCTGAGAGTGTTTATCCTATGAACTGTGTCCCAGACGTTATTAGTGCCAGCAAAGCTGGTGTAAGTACTGCCCTCCCTCCAACAGATGTCTCGGCTAGCATAGGGAGTTCACCTGGGGTGGCCAGTAACCTGACAGAACCGAGTTATTCCAGTAGTACATGTGGAAGTCATACGGTCCCTAGCCTGCATTCAGGGCTCCCATCTCAGGAATATGCCACAGGATACAATGGATCTTACTTGCATACGAgttacagtggccagccagcacCTGCACTTCCTTCCCCTCATCCATCCCCTTTGCATAGCTCTGGGCTGTTACAACCACCTCCACCCCCGCCACCCCCACCAGCACTAGTACCGGGCTACAATGGGACAACCAACCTTTCCAGTTACAGTTATCCATCTGCAAGCTATCCCCCTCAAGCTGCTGTTGGACCTGGATATAGCCCTGGTGGTGCGCCTCCTCCTTCAGCATACCTGCCTTCAGGAATCCCTGCTCCAACTCCTCTGCCCCCCACCACTGTCCCTGGTTACAGCTACCAGAGTCATGGTTTAACGCCCATTGCGCCCTCTGCCCTGACAAACAGTTCTGCAAGTTCCCTCAAAAGAAAAGCTTTCTATATGGCAGGGCAAGGAGAAATGGACTCCAGTTATGGAAATTACAGCTATGGCCAACAGAGATCCACACAGAGTCCCATGTATAGGATGCCTGACAACAGCATTTCAAATGCCAATAGGGGGAATGGCTTTGACAGAAGTGCTGAAACATCCTCCTTAGCATTTAAGCCAACGAAGCAGATCATGTCTTCTGAACAGCAAAGAAAATTCAGCCAGCCCAGTAGGGCTCTAACACCCCCTTCCTACAATACTGCTAAAAATTCTCTTGGGTCGAGAGCAAGTGAACCATTTGGGAAGTATGGCTCTCCAGTAATGAACGAACATGGCGATGAACACAGGCAGCTCCTCCCTCACTCAATGCAAGGCCCAGGACTTCGTGCAGCTACCTCATCCAACCACTCTGTGGACGAGCAACTGAAGAATACTGACGCACACCTCATTGACATTGTAACCAACGAGATTATCAACCAAGGACCTCCTGTGGACTGGAATGACATTGCTGGCCTAGATCTGGTAAAGGCTGTCATTAAAGAGGAGGTTTTATGGCCAGTATTGAGGTCAGATGCATTCAATGGGCTGACTGCTCTACCTCGGAGCATCCTTTTGTTTGGACCTCGGGGAACGGGCAAAACATTAATGGGCAGATGTATAGCTAGTCAGCTGGGGGCCACGTTTTTCAAAATTGCTGGCTCTGGCCTTGTCACAAAGTGGTtaggggaaggggaaaagattGTCCATGCCTCTTTCCTTGTGGCAAGGTGTCGCCAGCCCTCGGTGATTTTTGTTAGTGACATTGATGTGCTGCTTTCATCCCAAGTGAATGAAGAACACAGTCCAGTATGTCGGATGAGAACCGAGTTCCTTATGCAGCTGGACACTGTTCTAACTTCTGCCGAGGACCAAATAGTAGTAATTTGTGCCACCAGTAAACCGGAAGAAATAGATGAATCTCTTCGAAGGTACTTCATGAAACGACTTTTAATCCCACTTCCTGACAGCACAGCGAGGCACCAGATAATAGTACAACTGCTCTCACAGCACAATTACTGTCTCAGTGACAAGGAGGTTGCACTGCTTGTCCAACGTACGGAAGGCTTTTCGGGACTGGATGTTGTTCAGTTGTGTCAGGAAGCGGTCGTAGGCCCACTCCACGCCATGCCAACCACAGACCTTTCAGCCATTATGCCCAACCAATTGAGGCCCGTTACATATCAAGACTTTGAAAACGCTTTCTGCAAGATACAGCCTAGCATATCTCAAAAAGAGCTTGACACATATGTTGAATGGAACAAAATGTTTGGTTGCAGTCAGtga